A single window of Leishmania braziliensis MHOM/BR/75/M2904 complete genome, chromosome 27 DNA harbors:
- the AAT23.2 gene encoding putative amino acid permease, whose protein sequence is MPTRGNHSANDALHLQHGQGRAVLDNMPEDPPEYGEDGLDMLNDDLNQEYLADEVVVGASDVDCKTEESKKAESFSLSDEREPVAEGYKQQLANIDIMQEILAAERRDREERVWRRRHTTNPVLQILQVIMPYGGILSSAFSIASSTIGGGIIGLPAAFQMSGIGMAVIYLMVVVTMAVYSFVLLAIVSHKTALYNWEIIARRLMGRGWDYFVVFVMWVLCFGGDVSYIIALKSILTGFLKNSPAASDYIKSEPGYRLITSMLWIAVILPMCVLKEINSLRIVSTVAILFVVFFTITCIIHSAQSLQERGMRDDLVVFQTGNTAIKGLSSLMFAFIAQVNAPEISREMYKFSVHRVFLSALLGMSLCAVLYFLTGLFGYLDFGPEVNDSILAMYNPLKDHLMAVSYAGMMLKICVGFALHLIPCRDCVYYMIGTDVSRVPWWKNALLCALQAAGALAAGLFIPRITTVFGLLGGFCGGFVGFIFPSLFMMYSGSFSVARVGWGHFLGTYALLLAGVIAVVWGTSAAIYGAVLSSW, encoded by the coding sequence ATGCCGACCAGAGGAAACCACAGCGCTAACGATGCGCTACATCTTCAGCACGGGCAGGGCCGGGCGGTCCTGGACAACATGCCAGAAGACCCGCCGGAGTACGGCGAGGACGGGCTGGACATGCTGAACGATGACCTCAACCAGGAGTACCTGGCGGATGAGGTTGTGGTGGGAGCTAGCGACGTGGACTGTAAAACCGAGGAATCCAAGAAGGCTGAGTCCTTCTCGCTCAGCGATGAGCGTGAGCCAGTAGCAGAAGGGTACAAACAGCAATTGGCTAACATAGACATCATGCAGGAGATCCTTGCGGCGGAGCGACGCGACCGTGAGGAGCGTgtgtggcgccgccgccacaccacCAATCCCGTCTTGCAGATACTGCAGGTGATCATGCCGTATGGTGGCATCCTCTCCTCGGCCTTCAGCATCGCCAGCTCCACGATTGGTGGAGGCATCATCGGACTCCCTGCGGCCTTTCAGATGAGTGGAATAGGGATGGCTGTGATCTACTTGATGGTCGTGGTGACCATGGCGGTGTACTCCTTTGTGCTGCTCGCCATTGTGTCGCACAAAACCGCGCTGTACAACTGGGAGATCATCGCGCGCCGCTTGATGGGCCGCGGCTGGGACTACTTTGTGGTCTTTGTCATGTGGGTGCTTTGCTTTGGCGGTGATGTCTCGTACATCATTGCCCTCAAGAGTATTCTCACCGGCTTCCTGAAGAACTCGCCAGCTGCCTCGGACTACATCAAGTCCGAGCCGGGCTATCGGCTCATTACATCGATGCTGTGGATCGCCGTGATACTCCCCATGTGCGTGCTGAAGGAGATCAACTCGCTGCGCATTGTGTCGACAGTGGCCATCCTCTTTGTTGTCTTCTTCACTATCACCTGCATCATTCACTCTGCCCAGAGCCTGCAGGAACGCGGCATGAGGGACGACCTTGTCGTTTTCCAAACCGGCAACACGGCGATCAAGGGCTTGTCGAGCCTCATGTTTGCCTTCATAGCGCAGGTGAATGCGCCGGAGATCTCACGTGAGATGTACAAGTTCTCCGTTCACCGCGTCTTCCTGTCAGCACTCCTCGGAATGTCGCTGTGCGCCGTGCTCTACTTCCTGACAGGTCTCTTCGGCTACCTTGACTTTGGTCCTGAGGTGAACGACTCCATCTTGGCCATGTACAACCCCCTCAAGGACCATCTCATGGCCGTTTCGTACGCTGGCATGATGCTCAAAATCTGCGTAGGCTTCGCGCTGCATCTGATACCCTGCCGCGACTGCGTCTACTACATGATAGGCACCGATGTATCTCGCGTGCCCTGGTGGAAGAATGCTCTCTTGTGTGCCCTACAAGCTGCGGGGGCCCTCGCCGCCGGCCTCTTTATCCCGCGCATCACCACTGTCTTTGGTCTGCTGGGTGGCTTCTGCGGGGGCTTCGTTGGCTTCATCTTCCCATCGCTGTTCATGATGTACTCGGGCAGCTTCTCGGTCGCTCGCGTTGGCTGGGGCCACTTCCTTGGCACCtacgcactgctgctggctggTGTTATTGCCGTGGTGTGGGGAACGAGCGCTGCCATCTACGGCGCTGTCCTCTCTTCATGGTAG